From the genome of Glycine max cultivar Williams 82 chromosome 2, Glycine_max_v4.0, whole genome shotgun sequence, one region includes:
- the PHR5 gene encoding myb family transcription factor PHL5 isoform X4 — protein sequence MFGSVVDSFLSSDEDTFCETYREYSELPCHDVSLYEHFRHEEKRLEGDDSAPVIEAEVVCATSGNSASSMVPTRKNRIKWTKDLHEQFVAAVNSLGGPQKAKPKAVLQMMNSKSLTIFHVKSHLQKYRTTMYMQNSSKEGYKESKGIDMVTELQQKIYMQIEESRLLQLEIGRGIQEQLEAQRNLQMLVEEQKKQVNSVCGKNQIKQIGGSKS from the exons ATGTTCGGAAGTGTTGTTGATTCTTTCTTGTCTAGTGATGAAGACACGTTTTGTGAAACGTATAGAGAATATAGTGAACTTCCTTGCCATGACGTGTCACTTTATGAGCATTTCAGACACGAAGAGAAAAGATTGGAGGGTGATGATTCTGCCCCAGTTATTGAG GCTGAAGTTGTTTGTGCCACTTCTGGAAACTCTGCTTCTAGCATGGTACCAACtaggaaaaatagaataaaatggaCCAAAGATTTGCATGAGCAATTTGTTGCAGCTGTCAACAGCCTTGGTGGTCCTCAAA AAGCAAAACCCAAGGCAGTGCTACAGATGATGAATTCAAAGTCGCTCACCATTTTTCATGTTAAAAGTCACTTGCAG AAATATCGGACCACAATGTACATGCAGAACTCTAGCAAGG AGGGATACAAAGAAAGCAAAGGCATAGACATGGTCACTGAACTTCAACAGAAAAT CTATATGCAAATTGAGGAATCAAGACTACTGCAACTTGAGATTGGGAGAGGTATTCAAGAACAATTGGAG GCTCAACGAAATTTGCAAATGCTAGTCGAAGAACAAAAGAAACAGGTCAATAGTGTTTGTggcaaaaatcaaataaagcaAATTGGAGGATCCAAATCTTAG
- the PHR5 gene encoding protein PHOSPHATE STARVATION RESPONSE 1 isoform X5 translates to MFGSVVDSFLSSDEDTFCETYREYSELPCHDVSLYEHFRHEEKRLEGDDSAPVIEAEVVCATSGNSASSMVPTRKNRIKWTKDLHEQFVAAVNSLGGPQKAKPKAVLQMMNSKSLTIFHVKSHLQKYRTTMYMQNSSKEGYKESKGIDMVTELQQKIIILLAAICKLRNQDYCNLRLGEVFKNNWRLNEICKC, encoded by the exons ATGTTCGGAAGTGTTGTTGATTCTTTCTTGTCTAGTGATGAAGACACGTTTTGTGAAACGTATAGAGAATATAGTGAACTTCCTTGCCATGACGTGTCACTTTATGAGCATTTCAGACACGAAGAGAAAAGATTGGAGGGTGATGATTCTGCCCCAGTTATTGAG GCTGAAGTTGTTTGTGCCACTTCTGGAAACTCTGCTTCTAGCATGGTACCAACtaggaaaaatagaataaaatggaCCAAAGATTTGCATGAGCAATTTGTTGCAGCTGTCAACAGCCTTGGTGGTCCTCAAA AAGCAAAACCCAAGGCAGTGCTACAGATGATGAATTCAAAGTCGCTCACCATTTTTCATGTTAAAAGTCACTTGCAG AAATATCGGACCACAATGTACATGCAGAACTCTAGCAAGG AGGGATACAAAGAAAGCAAAGGCATAGACATGGTCACTGAACTTCAACAGAAAAT AATTATACTTCTGGCAGCTATATGCAAATTGAGGAATCAAGACTACTGCAACTTGAGATTGGGAGAGGTATTCAAGAACAATTGGAG GCTCAACGAAATTTGCAAATGCTAG
- the PHR5 gene encoding transcription repressor KAN1 isoform X2, with protein sequence MYHFSQVSNGAHSSEADVGGSEKDSFNFQRHVFDVPFSCLKFYSQNLLCQSSRDDSAPMFGSVVDSFLSSDEDTFCETYREYSELPCHDVSLYEHFRHEEKRLEGDDSAPVIEAEVVCATSGNSASSMVPTRKNRIKWTKDLHEQFVAAVNSLGGPQKAKPKAVLQMMNSKSLTIFHVKSHLQKYRTTMYMQNSSKEGYKESKGIDMVTELQQKIIILLAAICKLRNQDYCNLRLGEVFKNNWRLNEICKC encoded by the exons ATGTATCATTTTTCGCAGGTATCAAACGGAGCACACAGCAGTGAAGCCGACGTTGGAGGCTCAGAAAAAGACAGCTTCAACTTCCAACGACATGTGTTCGATGTTCCTTTTTCGTGTTTGAAGTTCTATTCACAAAATTTGCTGTGCCAATCTTCTCGGGACGACTCTGCTCCAATGTTCGGAAGTGTTGTTGATTCTTTCTTGTCTAGTGATGAAGACACGTTTTGTGAAACGTATAGAGAATATAGTGAACTTCCTTGCCATGACGTGTCACTTTATGAGCATTTCAGACACGAAGAGAAAAGATTGGAGGGTGATGATTCTGCCCCAGTTATTGAG GCTGAAGTTGTTTGTGCCACTTCTGGAAACTCTGCTTCTAGCATGGTACCAACtaggaaaaatagaataaaatggaCCAAAGATTTGCATGAGCAATTTGTTGCAGCTGTCAACAGCCTTGGTGGTCCTCAAA AAGCAAAACCCAAGGCAGTGCTACAGATGATGAATTCAAAGTCGCTCACCATTTTTCATGTTAAAAGTCACTTGCAG AAATATCGGACCACAATGTACATGCAGAACTCTAGCAAGG AGGGATACAAAGAAAGCAAAGGCATAGACATGGTCACTGAACTTCAACAGAAAAT AATTATACTTCTGGCAGCTATATGCAAATTGAGGAATCAAGACTACTGCAACTTGAGATTGGGAGAGGTATTCAAGAACAATTGGAG GCTCAACGAAATTTGCAAATGCTAG
- the PHR5 gene encoding myb family transcription factor PHL5 isoform X1, whose product MYHFSQVSNGAHSSEADVGGSEKDSFNFQRHVFDVPFSCLKFYSQNLLCQSSRDDSAPMFGSVVDSFLSSDEDTFCETYREYSELPCHDVSLYEHFRHEEKRLEGDDSAPVIEAEVVCATSGNSASSMVPTRKNRIKWTKDLHEQFVAAVNSLGGPQKAKPKAVLQMMNSKSLTIFHVKSHLQKYRTTMYMQNSSKEGYKESKGIDMVTELQQKIYMQIEESRLLQLEIGRGIQEQLEAQRNLQMLVEEQKKQVNSVCGKNQIKQIGGSKS is encoded by the exons ATGTATCATTTTTCGCAGGTATCAAACGGAGCACACAGCAGTGAAGCCGACGTTGGAGGCTCAGAAAAAGACAGCTTCAACTTCCAACGACATGTGTTCGATGTTCCTTTTTCGTGTTTGAAGTTCTATTCACAAAATTTGCTGTGCCAATCTTCTCGGGACGACTCTGCTCCAATGTTCGGAAGTGTTGTTGATTCTTTCTTGTCTAGTGATGAAGACACGTTTTGTGAAACGTATAGAGAATATAGTGAACTTCCTTGCCATGACGTGTCACTTTATGAGCATTTCAGACACGAAGAGAAAAGATTGGAGGGTGATGATTCTGCCCCAGTTATTGAG GCTGAAGTTGTTTGTGCCACTTCTGGAAACTCTGCTTCTAGCATGGTACCAACtaggaaaaatagaataaaatggaCCAAAGATTTGCATGAGCAATTTGTTGCAGCTGTCAACAGCCTTGGTGGTCCTCAAA AAGCAAAACCCAAGGCAGTGCTACAGATGATGAATTCAAAGTCGCTCACCATTTTTCATGTTAAAAGTCACTTGCAG AAATATCGGACCACAATGTACATGCAGAACTCTAGCAAGG AGGGATACAAAGAAAGCAAAGGCATAGACATGGTCACTGAACTTCAACAGAAAAT CTATATGCAAATTGAGGAATCAAGACTACTGCAACTTGAGATTGGGAGAGGTATTCAAGAACAATTGGAG GCTCAACGAAATTTGCAAATGCTAGTCGAAGAACAAAAGAAACAGGTCAATAGTGTTTGTggcaaaaatcaaataaagcaAATTGGAGGATCCAAATCTTAG
- the PHR5 gene encoding protein PHOSPHATE STARVATION RESPONSE 1 isoform X3 has protein sequence MYHFSQVSNGAHSSEADVGGSEKDSFNFQRHVFDVPFSCLKFYSQNLLCQSSRDDSAPMFGSVVDSFLSSDEDTFCETYREYSELPCHDVSLYEHFRHEEKRLEGDDSAPVIEAEVVCATSGNSASSMVPTRKNRIKWTKDLHEQFVAAVNSLGGPQKAKPKAVLQMMNSKSLTIFHVKSHLQKYRTTMYMQNSSKEGYKESKGIDMVTELQQKIYMQIEESRLLQLEIGRGIQEQLELSFVCTHI, from the exons ATGTATCATTTTTCGCAGGTATCAAACGGAGCACACAGCAGTGAAGCCGACGTTGGAGGCTCAGAAAAAGACAGCTTCAACTTCCAACGACATGTGTTCGATGTTCCTTTTTCGTGTTTGAAGTTCTATTCACAAAATTTGCTGTGCCAATCTTCTCGGGACGACTCTGCTCCAATGTTCGGAAGTGTTGTTGATTCTTTCTTGTCTAGTGATGAAGACACGTTTTGTGAAACGTATAGAGAATATAGTGAACTTCCTTGCCATGACGTGTCACTTTATGAGCATTTCAGACACGAAGAGAAAAGATTGGAGGGTGATGATTCTGCCCCAGTTATTGAG GCTGAAGTTGTTTGTGCCACTTCTGGAAACTCTGCTTCTAGCATGGTACCAACtaggaaaaatagaataaaatggaCCAAAGATTTGCATGAGCAATTTGTTGCAGCTGTCAACAGCCTTGGTGGTCCTCAAA AAGCAAAACCCAAGGCAGTGCTACAGATGATGAATTCAAAGTCGCTCACCATTTTTCATGTTAAAAGTCACTTGCAG AAATATCGGACCACAATGTACATGCAGAACTCTAGCAAGG AGGGATACAAAGAAAGCAAAGGCATAGACATGGTCACTGAACTTCAACAGAAAAT CTATATGCAAATTGAGGAATCAAGACTACTGCAACTTGAGATTGGGAGAGGTATTCAAGAACAATTGGAG TTATCTTTTGTCTGCACTCACATTTAG